A window from Dromaius novaehollandiae isolate bDroNov1 chromosome 1, bDroNov1.hap1, whole genome shotgun sequence encodes these proteins:
- the FRS2 gene encoding fibroblast growth factor receptor substrate 2 — translation MGSCCSCPDKETVPDNHRNKFKVINVDDDGNELGSGIMELTDTELILYTRKRDSVKWHYLCLRRYGYDSNLFSFESGRRCQTGQGIFAFKCARAEELFNMLQEIMQNNSINVVEEPVVERNNHQTELEAPRTPRTPTTPGFNAQSLPNGYPRYPSFGDASSHPSSRHPSVGSARLPSVGEESTHPLLVAEEQVHTYVNTTGVQEERKNRSSVHAPLESKLSNIETSKVKEDQMCTDDRDAQVLLEPEGVKFVLGPTPVQRQLMEREKLEQLGRDQVSGSSTNNTEWDTGYDSDERRETPSGNKLVYENINRLSIPSASGVRRGRLTSTSTSDTQNINNSAQRRTALLNYENLPSLPPVWEARKLSRDEDDTLGPKTPSLNGYHNNLDPMHNYVNTENVTVPASAHKVEFTRRRDCTPTVFNFDIRRPSLEHRQLNYIQVDLEGGSDSDNPQTPKTPTTPLPQTPTRRTELYAVIDIERTAAMSSLQKALPRDDGTSRKTRHNSTDLPM, via the exons ATGGGTAGCTGCTGTAGCTGTCCAGATAAAGAAACTGTCCCAGATAACCATCGAAACAAGTTTAAG GTTATTAACGTGGATGATGATGGTAACGAACTGGGTTCTGGCATAATGGAACTTACCGATACAGAACTAATTTTATACACCCGTAAAAGGGATTCTGTAAAATGGCACTACCTCTGTCTCCGTCGCTATGGCTACGACtcaaatcttttctcttttgaaagtGGTCGAAGGTGTCAAACCGGACAAG GAATCTTTGCCTTTAAATGTGCCCGTGCAGAAGAGCTATTTAATATGTTGCAAGAGATAATGCAGAATAATAGCATAAATGTGGTAGAAGAACCAGTAGTAGAAAGGAATAATCATCAAACTGAGTTGGAAGCTCCAAGAACCCCTCGAACACCTACCA CTCCTGGGTTCAATGCACAAAGCCTACCTAATGGCTATCCCAGATATCCATCTTTTGGAGATGCTTCATCACATCCTTCCAGTAGGCATCCTTCTGTTGGAAGTGCACGCCTCCCCTCTGTCGGTGAAGAATCAACACATCCTTTGCTTGTAGCAGAGGAACAa GTGCACACTTATGTCAACACTACTGGGgtacaagaggaaagaaaaaatcgaTCAAGTGTGCATGCGCCACTGGAATCAAAGCTTTCAAACATTGAAACAAGTAAAGTGAAAGAAGATCAGATGTGTACTGATGACAGAGATGCTCAGGTTCTCCTAGAGCCTGAAGGAGTCAAGTTTGTTTTGGGACCAACACCTGTTCAAAGGCAGTTAATGGAAAGAGAGAAACTGGAGCAACTTGGGAGAGACCAAGTTAGCGGCAGCAGCACAAACAACACTGAATGGGACACTGGGTACGACAGTGATGAACGTAGAGAAACGCCATCTGGTAATAAACTGgtatatgaaaatataaataggTTATCAATCCCTAGTGCCTCAGGGGTCAGGAGAGGTCGTTTGACATCAACCAGTACCTCAGATACCCAGAACATTAACAACTCTGCTCAAAGGAGAACTGCGTTGTTGAACTATGAGAACTTGCCATCGTTGCCTCCTGTTTGGGAAGCCCGCAAGCTGAGTAGAGATGAAGATGACACTTTAGGACCAAAGACCCCATCTCTGAATGGCTACCACAATAACCTAGATCCAATGCATAATTATGTCAATACGGAGAATGTAACAGTACCAGCAAGTGCTCATAAAGTAGAATTTACGCGACGTCGGGACTGTACCCCAACGGTCTTCAACTTTGACATTAGGCGTCCAAGTTTAGAACACAGACAGCTCAACTATATACAGGTTGACTTGGAAGGTGGTAGTGACTCCGACAACCCGCAGACTCCAAAAACCCCCACCACTCCACTTCCACAAACTCCAACCAGGCGCACAGAGCTGTATGCTGTGATAGACATTGAAAGAACTGCTGCTATGTCAAGCTTGCAAAAAGCACTGCCCCGAGATGATGGTACTTCTAGGAAAACTAGACATAACAGTACTGACCTGCCTATGTGA